In Archangium violaceum, the following are encoded in one genomic region:
- a CDS encoding FAD/NAD(P)-binding protein, whose translation MERRWDVVVVGGGASGTLLAAQLLRGAREPLRVALLERTGRVGPGLAYSTESPSHLLNVPAGRMSAFPDDPEHFLRWLRRVEPGTGPGDFAQRRRYGQYLEDVLHEARRDAAPGVDLELLSGEVVSIAQEGDSVRVALEGGPVLEARTAVLAVGNALPSDLSVEDGGLYASPRYIRSPWLEGSLERVGPQDAVLLVGTGLTMVDTVLSLVERGHQGRIHALSRHGLLPHVHRPAAARTFVELREPPRIRSLLRTLRQEARFAREDDDWRGVVDALRPHTASLWRGLSEPERRRFLRHLRSFWEVHRHRMAPAVGEVLERLQRAGVLSIHAARVRSFRPVDPGVEVRFRRRGLVHEDTLLVQHVINCTGPDGTIARAHPLLRGLLASGHVRADALGLGLATDPGGALLDAEGEPSSVLFTLGPLRRGELWETTAIPEIRMQALALARRLLEQRASSSRSRDTGPFPLPPPFP comes from the coding sequence ATGGAGCGGCGATGGGATGTGGTGGTCGTGGGTGGGGGCGCCAGTGGCACGTTGTTGGCGGCGCAACTCTTGAGGGGGGCCCGAGAGCCCCTCCGGGTGGCGCTGCTGGAGCGGACGGGGCGCGTGGGCCCTGGTCTGGCCTATTCGACGGAGAGTCCGAGCCATCTGCTCAATGTGCCCGCCGGGAGGATGAGCGCCTTCCCGGATGACCCGGAGCACTTCCTGCGGTGGCTGCGGCGTGTCGAGCCGGGGACGGGCCCAGGGGACTTCGCGCAGCGCAGGCGCTACGGCCAGTACCTGGAGGACGTGCTGCACGAGGCCCGGCGGGACGCGGCGCCGGGCGTCGACCTGGAGCTCCTGTCGGGTGAGGTCGTGTCCATCGCCCAGGAGGGGGACTCGGTTCGGGTGGCGCTCGAGGGCGGCCCGGTGCTCGAGGCACGGACGGCGGTGCTGGCGGTGGGCAACGCGCTCCCCTCCGACCTGTCGGTGGAGGACGGAGGCCTGTATGCGAGCCCTCGTTACATCCGCTCGCCCTGGCTCGAGGGCTCCCTGGAGCGCGTCGGGCCCCAGGATGCCGTGCTGCTCGTCGGGACGGGCCTGACGATGGTGGACACCGTGCTGTCGCTGGTCGAGCGGGGACACCAGGGGCGTATCCACGCCCTCTCCCGGCACGGGTTGCTCCCGCACGTCCACCGCCCCGCCGCCGCCCGTACGTTCGTGGAGCTCCGGGAGCCCCCACGCATCCGCTCCCTGCTGCGCACGCTGCGCCAGGAGGCTCGGTTCGCCCGCGAGGACGATGACTGGCGCGGTGTGGTGGACGCCCTGCGGCCCCACACCGCCTCGCTGTGGAGGGGCCTGTCCGAGCCGGAGCGGCGCCGCTTCCTGCGCCACCTGCGCTCCTTCTGGGAGGTCCACCGTCACCGCATGGCCCCCGCGGTGGGCGAGGTCCTCGAGAGGCTCCAGCGGGCCGGCGTGCTGAGCATCCACGCGGCCCGTGTGCGCAGCTTCCGGCCCGTGGACCCGGGCGTGGAGGTGCGCTTCCGCCGACGCGGCCTCGTGCACGAGGACACGCTGCTCGTCCAGCACGTCATCAACTGCACCGGCCCCGATGGCACCATCGCCCGCGCGCACCCGCTGCTGCGCGGGCTGTTGGCCTCCGGGCACGTTCGGGCGGATGCACTGGGGCTCGGCCTGGCCACGGATCCGGGGGGCGCGCTGCTGGACGCGGAGGGCGAGCCCTCGTCCGTGTTGTTCACCCTGGGGCCCCTTCGCCGGGGCGAGCTGTGGGAGACCACGGCCATCCCGGAGATTCGCATGCAGGCGCTCGCCCTCGCGCGGCGGCTGCTGGAGCAACGCGCCTCGTCCTCCAGGTCGCGCGATACCGGGCCCTTTCCTCTTCCGCCTCCCTTTCCCTGA
- a CDS encoding type VI immunity family protein: MSAHYPRIRHYSVYESGRYLSIRESVGITFYMRHPHQEVARRVLHTLEVYRRAVGPGALGCYLDEEGEWRNLDDEAWKRTRQDLLYPSGANVQLGGASDDFYGYAFTYYGEQFDATRPSNDKGVTCMVAFWLPTEYLEEHGPAQVRELALELAAELPFNSGHAGLSLLFPEAVLGMAGHIRDVAFRYPGLDIPDQSICMDIGTRVKGAHWLTFLGQPVLGRLGGAAGLRARLLAPDTSVQQMEGERALVTLGKWPEAGDLEQGQTLPEYRELARQLEPWLYERQCGRSGFSLEDIRRWERRFLD, encoded by the coding sequence ATGAGCGCGCACTACCCACGGATACGGCACTACAGCGTCTATGAGTCCGGGCGCTACCTTTCCATCCGTGAGAGCGTCGGCATCACCTTCTACATGCGGCACCCCCACCAGGAAGTAGCGCGGAGGGTATTGCATACCCTGGAGGTGTACCGCCGTGCGGTGGGACCGGGTGCGCTCGGCTGTTACCTGGACGAAGAAGGTGAATGGCGGAACCTCGACGACGAGGCATGGAAGCGCACCCGACAGGACCTTCTGTATCCCTCTGGGGCCAACGTCCAACTCGGTGGTGCATCGGATGACTTCTACGGATACGCCTTCACCTATTACGGTGAGCAGTTCGATGCGACCCGCCCCAGCAACGACAAGGGCGTGACGTGCATGGTGGCCTTCTGGCTCCCCACTGAATACCTGGAGGAGCATGGCCCGGCACAGGTGCGAGAACTGGCACTGGAGTTGGCGGCCGAGTTGCCCTTCAACTCCGGCCACGCAGGCCTCTCTCTTCTCTTCCCAGAAGCAGTCCTGGGCATGGCGGGACACATCCGCGACGTCGCCTTCCGCTACCCGGGCCTGGACATTCCGGATCAGTCCATCTGCATGGACATCGGCACACGGGTGAAAGGGGCGCACTGGCTGACCTTCCTGGGTCAGCCAGTCCTGGGAAGGCTGGGCGGTGCGGCGGGCCTACGGGCTCGCCTTCTCGCGCCCGACACCAGCGTGCAGCAAATGGAAGGGGAGCGTGCGCTCGTGACGTTGGGGAAATGGCCCGAAGCCGGGGACCTGGAACAGGGCCAAACACTGCCGGAGTACCGGGAGCTGGCGCGCCAGCTGGAACCCTGGTTGTACGAGCGCCAATGTGGCCGGAGCGGCTTCAGCTTGGAGGACATCCGCCGTTGGGAGCGCCGCTTCCTCGATTGA
- the rlmN gene encoding 23S rRNA (adenine(2503)-C(2))-methyltransferase RlmN → MTMQSTPATSPVNLYDLPRAALGELLASWGYSAYYRDLLWEALYRQQVESLDSLPGLRPDLVRTLQERTHLERPSTHHEVFSSDGYTRKLLLRLRDGQTVETVLMRFKGRATVCLSTQAGCAMGCVFCATGQMGFVRHLSPGEIIGQVLHVTRILRETNESLRNVVLMGMGEPLHNYDATLAAVDIMVDQLGLALGPRFITLSTVGVVPGIRRLADEDRPVQLAVSLHGATDAERGALVPAARKWPLAELMDACRYYVEKRKRHIFYEWALIAGQNDTPEQAHALGQLLKGMEAHVNLIPLNPTVGYGQNPSGPEAVRAFQDILAGYGLPSTVRQRRGIDIDAGCGQLKAAVERPRPSRQPTTA, encoded by the coding sequence ATGACCATGCAGTCCACGCCCGCCACCTCACCGGTCAACCTGTACGACCTGCCGCGTGCCGCCCTCGGCGAGCTGCTCGCCAGCTGGGGCTACAGCGCCTACTACCGCGACCTGCTCTGGGAGGCCCTCTACCGCCAGCAGGTGGAGTCCCTCGACTCCCTCCCCGGGCTGCGGCCGGACCTCGTCCGGACCCTTCAGGAGCGCACGCACCTGGAGCGGCCCTCCACCCACCATGAGGTCTTCAGCTCCGACGGCTACACCCGGAAGCTGCTGCTGCGGCTGCGCGACGGGCAGACCGTGGAGACGGTCCTCATGCGGTTCAAGGGCCGGGCCACCGTGTGCCTCAGCACCCAGGCGGGCTGCGCCATGGGCTGCGTCTTCTGCGCCACCGGACAGATGGGCTTCGTGCGGCACCTGTCGCCCGGGGAGATCATCGGCCAGGTGCTGCACGTCACCCGCATCCTCCGCGAGACGAACGAGTCCCTGCGCAACGTGGTGCTGATGGGCATGGGCGAGCCCCTGCACAACTACGACGCCACGCTGGCGGCGGTGGACATCATGGTGGACCAGCTGGGGCTGGCCCTGGGGCCGCGCTTCATCACCCTGAGTACCGTGGGCGTGGTGCCGGGCATCCGCCGGCTCGCGGACGAGGACCGGCCGGTGCAGCTCGCCGTCAGTCTGCACGGGGCCACGGACGCGGAGCGCGGCGCGCTGGTGCCCGCGGCTCGCAAGTGGCCCCTGGCCGAGCTGATGGACGCCTGCCGCTACTATGTGGAGAAGCGCAAGCGCCACATCTTCTACGAGTGGGCGCTCATCGCCGGGCAGAACGACACGCCCGAGCAGGCCCATGCCCTGGGCCAGTTGCTGAAGGGGATGGAGGCGCACGTCAACCTCATCCCGCTCAACCCCACGGTGGGCTACGGCCAGAACCCCAGCGGCCCCGAGGCCGTGCGCGCCTTCCAGGACATCCTGGCCGGCTACGGACTGCCCAGCACCGTGCGGCAGCGCCGCGGCATCGACATCGACGCCGGCTGCGGCCAGCTCAAGGCCGCCGTGGAGCGCCCTCGCCCCTCACGGCAGCCCACGACGGCCTGA
- a CDS encoding Hpt domain-containing protein — MEDAVPILNMEHLARLRELVDPEEPQALADLVHRYLASIPRQLEEMRELLAAGKAEALEHEAHGLAGSSGMYGMPRVRQCSQKLQARAKRNELTGAEALLAEVERAFEEARPMLLAELIGKHASPPKVTP, encoded by the coding sequence ATGGAGGACGCGGTTCCCATCCTCAATATGGAGCACCTCGCGCGGCTGCGCGAGCTCGTGGATCCCGAGGAGCCACAGGCGCTCGCGGACCTGGTGCACCGCTACCTCGCCAGCATCCCCCGGCAGCTCGAGGAGATGCGTGAGCTGCTGGCCGCGGGCAAGGCCGAGGCCCTGGAGCACGAGGCGCACGGACTGGCCGGAAGCAGCGGGATGTACGGGATGCCGCGCGTGCGCCAGTGCAGCCAGAAGCTGCAGGCCCGTGCGAAGCGCAACGAGCTGACGGGAGCGGAGGCGCTGCTGGCCGAAGTGGAGCGCGCCTTCGAGGAGGCACGACCGATGCTTCTGGCCGAGCTCATCGGGAAGCACGCCAGCCCTCCCAAGGTCACTCCCTGA
- a CDS encoding NAD(P)/FAD-dependent oxidoreductase, translated as MPPSSPHVAIVGAGPAGSSAATFLAQQGARVTLLERNHFPRDKTCGDGCTPRALWMLERLGLGALPGTEAAMVDSVYTISPGGVVLEIGIPARLFGGKACAIPRQVLDERLVQRAVQAGAELREGVRVEGIERDASGILLRCRDGEPLRADVVLGCDGSPSVVRRALGAPDFPEHEGAFAVRAYYENVQLSHPRSMAFFWEEELLPAYGWIFPLPGGRANVGLGMRADQLAASGAKLPELMEKFCASPNVARELAGARRLGKVKGHHLPFGSFARHTIFDRALLLGDAAGFVNPLTGEGIEFALESGAFAAEAVAEAVASGDFSARGLGGYGRRWETRFRTAFHLNRRLMRAFERPRLLDRIFRAADRSARVRDELIDILSGEATSISWRFLAAVVLGR; from the coding sequence ATGCCTCCCTCCTCCCCCCACGTCGCCATCGTCGGCGCCGGACCCGCGGGCTCGTCCGCGGCCACGTTCCTCGCCCAGCAGGGCGCCCGCGTGACGCTGCTCGAGCGCAACCACTTCCCCCGCGACAAGACCTGCGGAGATGGCTGCACGCCCCGCGCGTTGTGGATGCTGGAGCGGTTGGGGCTCGGAGCGCTGCCCGGCACCGAGGCCGCCATGGTGGACTCGGTCTACACCATCTCTCCGGGGGGCGTGGTGCTGGAGATTGGCATCCCCGCCCGCCTCTTCGGCGGCAAGGCCTGCGCCATTCCCCGCCAGGTGCTCGACGAGCGCCTCGTCCAGCGCGCGGTCCAGGCCGGCGCCGAGCTGCGCGAGGGCGTGCGGGTGGAGGGAATCGAGCGGGACGCGAGCGGCATCCTCCTGCGCTGCCGCGACGGTGAGCCCCTGCGCGCCGACGTGGTACTGGGGTGCGATGGCTCGCCCTCGGTGGTCCGGCGCGCGCTCGGGGCCCCCGACTTCCCGGAGCACGAGGGCGCCTTCGCCGTCCGCGCCTACTACGAGAACGTCCAGCTCTCGCACCCGCGCAGCATGGCCTTCTTCTGGGAGGAGGAGCTGCTGCCCGCCTACGGGTGGATCTTCCCGCTGCCGGGTGGCCGGGCCAACGTGGGGCTGGGCATGCGGGCGGACCAGCTCGCCGCGTCCGGGGCGAAGCTCCCCGAGCTGATGGAGAAATTCTGCGCGAGCCCCAACGTGGCCAGGGAGCTGGCCGGAGCCAGGCGCCTCGGGAAGGTGAAGGGGCACCACCTGCCGTTCGGCTCCTTCGCCCGGCACACCATCTTCGATCGGGCGCTGCTGCTGGGAGACGCGGCCGGCTTCGTCAACCCGCTCACGGGCGAGGGCATCGAGTTCGCCCTGGAGTCCGGAGCCTTCGCCGCCGAGGCGGTGGCCGAGGCGGTGGCCTCGGGAGACTTCTCGGCCCGGGGGCTCGGGGGCTACGGACGGCGCTGGGAGACGCGCTTCCGCACCGCGTTCCACCTCAACCGCCGGCTGATGCGCGCCTTCGAGCGCCCCCGGTTGCTGGACCGCATCTTCCGCGCGGCGGACCGCAGCGCGAGGGTCCGCGACGAGCTCATCGACATCCTGAGTGGCGAGGCCACGAGCATCTCCTGGCGCTTCCTCGCCGCGGTGGTGCTCGGGCGCTGA
- a CDS encoding metallophosphoesterase family protein, which produces MRFLHCSDVHITADYFSLPLRKLGWRRWLALAELSVGGRSKAYARAPQTLATIARDADALGADHFILSGDITAYALEPEFQVVRESLGTLAEDPRRCTIIPGNHDVFTPGSHRVGRFARHFGHLLESDLPEHRREGPFPFVRLVGEEAAVVGLLSARVPFVPGLAHGFIGPAQLDGLAALVKDPRLAGRALLVVVHHAPLTHQGRADRYFHGLRDAQALFQLLPGPRYAVLHGHIHQRYHHPATAERPHVFGAGSSTQAGREGYWLIEVKDGQVVGGQKHVPGGALH; this is translated from the coding sequence ATGCGCTTCCTCCACTGCTCCGACGTCCACATCACCGCGGACTACTTCTCCCTGCCCCTGCGCAAGCTCGGCTGGCGGCGCTGGCTCGCCCTGGCCGAGCTGTCCGTGGGAGGCCGCAGCAAGGCCTACGCGCGGGCCCCCCAGACGCTCGCCACCATCGCGCGCGATGCCGACGCGCTCGGGGCGGACCACTTCATCCTCTCCGGGGACATCACCGCGTACGCGCTGGAGCCGGAGTTCCAGGTCGTGCGCGAGTCGCTCGGCACCCTGGCGGAGGATCCGCGCCGCTGCACCATCATCCCCGGCAACCACGACGTCTTCACTCCGGGCAGCCACCGCGTGGGACGCTTCGCGCGCCACTTCGGCCACCTGCTGGAGAGCGATCTGCCCGAGCACCGGCGCGAGGGGCCCTTCCCCTTCGTGCGCCTGGTGGGGGAAGAGGCCGCGGTGGTGGGGCTGCTGTCCGCGCGCGTGCCCTTCGTGCCAGGCCTCGCCCATGGCTTCATCGGCCCGGCGCAACTGGATGGGTTGGCGGCGTTGGTGAAGGATCCGCGGCTCGCGGGCCGGGCGCTCCTGGTGGTGGTGCACCATGCGCCGCTCACCCACCAGGGCCGGGCGGATCGCTACTTCCACGGACTGAGGGACGCGCAGGCGCTCTTCCAGTTGCTGCCGGGGCCGCGCTACGCGGTGCTGCACGGGCACATCCACCAGCGCTACCACCACCCGGCCACCGCCGAGCGCCCGCATGTCTTCGGCGCGGGCTCCTCCACCCAGGCGGGGCGCGAGGGCTACTGGCTCATCGAGGTGAAGGATGGCCAGGTGGTGGGCGGGCAGAAGCACGTCCCCGGAGGGGCGTTGCACTGA
- the gluQRS gene encoding tRNA glutamyl-Q(34) synthetase GluQRS, with protein sequence MSFRGRFAPSPTGRIHLGNARSALLGWLQARAAGGQFLLRIEDLDRARCRPQHLDDLYRDLEWLGLDWDETPLVQSQRDDVYREALEKLERSGRVYPCFCTRAEIARAASAPHGLSEEGPRYPGTCASLTPEAVAERARTRVPALRFRAAPGEWCFEDGLHGRYCQDVATVVGDFVVRRNDGVASYQLAVVVDDTASAITDVLRGDDLLSSTPRQLQIYEALGVKPPRFWHVPLVLGEDGKRLAKREGAFAVAELRERGIAVERVLGLLAAWSGLGDGAPMTREELVRSFRPERLPRSPVVAREALLKEALGLEG encoded by the coding sequence ATGAGCTTCCGCGGACGCTTCGCGCCCAGCCCCACCGGCCGCATCCACCTCGGCAACGCCCGCAGCGCACTGCTCGGCTGGCTCCAGGCCCGCGCGGCCGGCGGCCAGTTCCTGCTGCGCATCGAGGACCTCGACCGCGCGCGCTGCAGGCCGCAGCACCTCGACGACCTGTACAGGGATCTCGAGTGGCTGGGACTGGACTGGGACGAGACGCCCCTCGTCCAGAGCCAGCGCGACGACGTCTACCGGGAAGCGCTGGAGAAGCTGGAGCGCTCGGGCCGCGTGTACCCGTGCTTCTGCACGCGCGCGGAGATCGCCCGCGCGGCGAGCGCCCCCCATGGCCTGAGCGAGGAAGGGCCGCGCTACCCCGGCACCTGCGCCTCCCTCACCCCCGAGGCCGTGGCCGAACGCGCCCGCACACGGGTGCCCGCCCTGCGCTTCCGGGCGGCCCCCGGCGAGTGGTGTTTCGAGGACGGGCTGCACGGCCGCTACTGCCAGGACGTGGCCACGGTGGTGGGGGACTTCGTGGTGCGCCGCAACGATGGAGTCGCCAGCTACCAGCTCGCGGTGGTGGTAGACGACACGGCCAGCGCCATCACCGACGTGCTCCGGGGGGATGATCTGCTGTCCTCCACCCCCAGGCAGCTTCAAATCTACGAGGCGCTCGGCGTGAAGCCCCCGCGCTTCTGGCACGTGCCCCTGGTGCTCGGAGAGGACGGCAAACGGCTGGCCAAGCGGGAGGGCGCCTTCGCGGTGGCCGAGCTGCGCGAGCGGGGCATCGCCGTCGAGCGGGTGCTCGGGCTGCTCGCGGCCTGGAGCGGCCTGGGGGACGGCGCCCCCATGACGCGCGAGGAGCTGGTGCGGAGCTTCCGTCCCGAGCGGCTCCCCCGCTCGCCCGTCGTCGCCCGGGAGGCGCTCTTGAAGGAAGCGCTGGGCCTCGAGGGTTGA
- a CDS encoding AgmX/PglI C-terminal domain-containing protein, producing MSGRAVFLWVVLPFVALSALALWLTRDTPEHTVAEPPSAPPAPPRAPPAPPPEPARPEPRVATPPPPPPREDEPIPDPPPGTWDKEEVAVAFRAIQPLVRECLQDASVRHPGAQTVKLRFTLEAQGERGRFQGAEVVESTFQDPFVHACLLDALADTQFSAPPGKAPLTLSHPFHFRSGKDGGP from the coding sequence ATGTCGGGCAGAGCCGTCTTCCTCTGGGTGGTCCTCCCCTTCGTGGCCCTGAGCGCGCTGGCGCTCTGGCTCACGAGGGACACGCCGGAGCACACCGTGGCCGAGCCCCCCTCGGCTCCGCCCGCCCCACCCCGCGCCCCCCCTGCCCCTCCGCCGGAACCCGCCCGGCCCGAGCCCCGCGTCGCCACGCCGCCCCCCCCTCCACCTCGCGAGGACGAGCCGATTCCCGATCCTCCCCCGGGCACCTGGGACAAGGAGGAGGTCGCGGTCGCCTTCCGGGCCATCCAACCGCTGGTACGCGAGTGCCTCCAGGACGCGTCCGTGCGCCATCCGGGTGCACAGACCGTGAAGCTGCGTTTCACCCTCGAAGCCCAGGGGGAGCGTGGCCGCTTCCAGGGCGCCGAGGTGGTGGAGAGCACCTTTCAGGACCCCTTCGTGCACGCCTGCCTGCTCGATGCTCTCGCCGACACACAATTTTCCGCCCCACCTGGGAAAGCCCCGCTCACCCTGAGCCACCCGTTCCACTTCCGGTCCGGGAAGGACGGAGGCCCTTGA
- a CDS encoding GNAT family N-acetyltransferase — translation MPVTVQQLTSQDSDALKALLAKDPAHNIYLLGLLAEFGIGDSRSSYTYWGRFDGKTLTAAVFVGGGGALVVPSAGDSVATGVIADALAERVRLKASVGEKPAVDALVRSLCAGKPRLSKTHRLFSVSADDLGPFTNPLLRLARDEDLERLVPLAAGAVRDMYDRDALAEDPNFEARVAQRVRARRTYVLEENGELVFKVDIGSRSQFGAELEGLYTVPSQRGKGHATLCLGQISRFLLSSLPRLTLRVDEKDESMARIARKVGYLAQRTQRLVLVE, via the coding sequence ATGCCCGTCACCGTCCAACAACTCACCTCCCAGGACAGCGATGCGCTGAAGGCGCTGCTCGCCAAGGATCCGGCACACAACATCTACCTGCTCGGATTGCTGGCGGAGTTCGGCATCGGTGACAGCCGCTCCAGCTACACCTATTGGGGCCGCTTCGATGGGAAGACGCTCACGGCGGCCGTCTTCGTGGGAGGAGGAGGCGCGCTGGTGGTGCCCTCGGCGGGTGACAGCGTGGCCACCGGGGTCATCGCGGATGCGCTGGCCGAGCGCGTGAGGCTCAAGGCGTCGGTGGGCGAGAAGCCCGCGGTGGACGCGCTGGTGCGCAGCCTGTGCGCGGGCAAGCCGCGGCTGTCCAAGACGCACCGCCTCTTCTCCGTGTCGGCCGACGACCTGGGGCCCTTCACCAATCCCCTGCTCCGGCTGGCGCGCGATGAGGATCTGGAGCGCCTGGTGCCCCTGGCGGCCGGAGCGGTGCGGGACATGTATGACCGGGACGCGCTCGCGGAGGATCCGAACTTCGAGGCGCGGGTGGCGCAGCGCGTGAGGGCCCGGCGCACCTACGTGCTGGAGGAGAACGGCGAGCTGGTCTTCAAGGTGGACATCGGCAGCCGCTCACAATTCGGGGCCGAGCTGGAGGGCCTGTACACGGTGCCCTCGCAGCGGGGGAAGGGTCACGCCACGCTGTGCCTGGGGCAGATCTCCCGCTTCCTGCTCTCCTCACTGCCGAGGCTCACGCTGCGGGTGGACGAGAAGGACGAGTCCATGGCGCGCATCGCTCGCAAGGTGGGCTACCTGGCCCAGCGCACCCAGCGGCTGGTGCTGGTGGAGTAG
- a CDS encoding tRNA-(ms[2]io[6]A)-hydroxylase: MSRPTPDRRPLSGEGPVILKVPSDPRWLPLALERFDEVLVDHAHCEKKAAANALSLLQVYPDLPGLPAQMARLAREESAHLARVLDLMAARGLTLGRDAGDPYAQGLQKAVRTSAEGRKVDRLLVAAVIEARSCERLSLLAEGLEDPMLRRFYGELAQSEDGHQSLFYRLAVTAAGGDEAPVRARLDELLDHEAGVLNRIGLRAAIH; encoded by the coding sequence ATGTCCCGTCCCACGCCCGATCGCCGTCCCCTCTCCGGAGAGGGCCCCGTCATCCTCAAGGTCCCCAGCGACCCGCGCTGGCTTCCCCTGGCGCTCGAGCGCTTCGACGAAGTGCTGGTGGACCACGCCCACTGCGAGAAGAAGGCGGCGGCCAATGCCCTCTCGCTGTTGCAGGTCTACCCGGATCTGCCCGGCCTGCCGGCGCAGATGGCGCGGCTGGCCCGCGAGGAGAGCGCGCACCTGGCCCGGGTGCTGGACCTGATGGCGGCCCGGGGTCTGACGCTGGGGCGCGACGCGGGCGACCCGTACGCCCAGGGACTGCAGAAGGCCGTCCGCACCTCCGCCGAGGGGCGCAAGGTGGACCGGTTGCTGGTGGCCGCCGTCATCGAGGCGCGCTCCTGCGAGCGCCTCTCCCTCCTGGCCGAGGGACTGGAGGACCCCATGCTGCGCCGCTTCTACGGTGAGCTGGCCCAGTCCGAGGACGGCCACCAGTCGCTCTTCTACCGGCTGGCCGTCACCGCGGCGGGTGGGGACGAGGCCCCGGTGCGCGCACGTCTGGACGAGCTGCTCGACCACGAGGCCGGGGTGCTGAATCGCATCGGCCTGCGCGCCGCCATCCACTGA